One genomic segment of Streptococcus salivarius includes these proteins:
- a CDS encoding ATP-dependent Clp protease ATP-binding subunit, translating into MLCQNCNLNEASIHLYTNVNGNQQQVDLCQNCYKIMKSDPENPLNQFNQTGGSNFFDDFFSDLNNFRSSNGDLPNTPPTQEGGNQGNGGNTQGPGRPGGPRQQAPQQPQGLLEEFGINITDIARRGDIDPVIGRDEEIIRVIEILNRRTKNNPVLIGEPGVGKTAVVEGLAQKIVDGSVPQKLQGKQVIRLDVVSLVQGTGIRGQFEERMQKLMEEIRQRQDVILFIDEIHEIVGAGNAGDGNMDAGNILKPALARGELQLVGATTLNEYRIIEKDAALERRMQPVKVDEPTVEETITILRGIQPKYQDYHHVKYTDEAITAAAELSNRYIQDRFLPDKAIDLLDEAGSKMNLTLNFVDPKDIDKRLIEAENLKAQATRDEDFEKAAYFRDQIAKYKEMQKQTIKDQDMPVITEKHIEAIVEQKTNIPVGDLKEKEQSQLLSLADDLKSHVIGQDAAVDKIAKAIRRNRVGLGAPNRPIGSFLFVGPTGVGKTELSKQLAIELFGSADSMIRFDMSEYMEKHAVAKLVGAPPGYVGYDEAGQLTEKVRRNPYSLILLDEVEKAHPDVLHMFLQVLDDGRLTDGQGRTVSFKDSIIIMTSNAGTGKVEASVGFGAARENRTNSVLNQLGDFFSPEFMNRFDGIIEFSALSKENLLTIVDLMLDNVNQRLANNGIHLSVTEKVKEKLVDLGYDPKMGARPLRRTIQDHIEDAITDFYLENPNEKDLKAVMTSKGHITIKSAKKAEKATQKAETSKETD; encoded by the coding sequence ATGCTCTGTCAAAACTGTAACCTTAATGAAGCTAGTATTCATTTGTATACCAATGTAAATGGTAATCAGCAACAAGTTGACCTCTGTCAAAATTGTTATAAAATCATGAAATCTGACCCAGAGAACCCCCTCAATCAATTCAATCAAACAGGAGGTTCCAACTTCTTCGACGATTTCTTCAGCGACCTAAATAACTTCCGTTCTTCTAACGGCGATCTTCCCAATACACCTCCAACACAAGAAGGAGGTAACCAAGGAAACGGTGGCAATACACAAGGGCCAGGCCGTCCAGGAGGACCACGCCAACAAGCTCCTCAACAGCCACAAGGTCTTCTTGAAGAGTTCGGCATCAACATCACTGACATCGCTCGTCGCGGAGACATTGATCCTGTTATTGGTCGTGACGAGGAAATCATTCGTGTCATCGAAATTCTTAACCGCCGTACCAAAAACAACCCTGTCCTCATCGGTGAACCCGGTGTCGGTAAGACTGCTGTCGTTGAAGGCCTAGCTCAAAAAATCGTTGACGGTAGCGTGCCACAAAAACTCCAAGGCAAACAAGTCATCCGTCTTGATGTGGTCAGCCTGGTTCAAGGGACTGGTATCCGTGGCCAATTTGAAGAACGCATGCAAAAACTCATGGAAGAAATTCGTCAACGTCAGGATGTGATCCTATTTATTGATGAAATCCATGAAATTGTAGGAGCTGGTAATGCTGGTGATGGCAATATGGATGCTGGAAACATCCTAAAACCTGCCCTTGCTCGTGGGGAACTTCAACTGGTCGGAGCAACAACACTCAACGAATACCGCATCATCGAAAAAGATGCTGCCCTAGAGCGTCGTATGCAACCAGTTAAGGTTGACGAACCAACGGTTGAGGAAACCATCACTATTTTGCGTGGTATTCAACCTAAATATCAAGACTACCACCACGTCAAATATACGGACGAAGCGATTACTGCAGCTGCAGAATTGTCCAACCGCTACATTCAAGACCGTTTCTTGCCAGACAAGGCCATTGACCTTCTCGATGAAGCTGGTTCTAAGATGAACTTGACCCTCAATTTTGTTGATCCTAAAGATATCGACAAACGTTTGATTGAGGCTGAAAACCTCAAGGCTCAAGCTACTCGTGACGAAGACTTTGAAAAAGCTGCCTATTTCCGTGATCAAATTGCTAAATACAAGGAAATGCAAAAACAAACCATCAAAGACCAAGATATGCCTGTCATCACAGAAAAACATATCGAAGCCATTGTGGAACAAAAAACCAATATTCCTGTCGGTGATTTGAAAGAAAAAGAACAATCACAACTTCTTAGTCTTGCTGATGATCTTAAATCACATGTTATTGGACAAGATGCAGCAGTTGATAAGATTGCCAAAGCCATCCGTCGTAATCGTGTTGGATTGGGTGCACCAAATCGCCCAATTGGTAGCTTCCTCTTCGTAGGTCCTACAGGAGTCGGTAAAACTGAACTCTCTAAACAATTGGCTATTGAACTCTTTGGTTCAGCTGACAGTATGATTCGTTTCGACATGTCAGAATACATGGAAAAACATGCTGTCGCTAAATTGGTCGGTGCCCCTCCAGGATACGTCGGTTACGACGAAGCTGGTCAGTTAACTGAAAAAGTCCGCCGTAATCCATATTCACTCATTCTTCTGGATGAGGTTGAAAAAGCTCACCCAGACGTTCTTCACATGTTCCTCCAAGTTCTTGACGACGGTCGCTTGACTGATGGTCAAGGGCGAACTGTAAGTTTCAAGGATTCCATCATCATCATGACTTCAAATGCTGGTACAGGTAAAGTTGAAGCTAGCGTTGGCTTTGGAGCTGCCCGTGAAAATCGTACCAATTCTGTGCTTAACCAGCTTGGAGATTTCTTCAGCCCTGAATTCATGAACCGCTTTGACGGTATTATCGAATTCTCTGCCCTTAGCAAAGAAAATCTCCTTACTATCGTTGACCTCATGCTTGATAATGTCAACCAACGCTTGGCTAATAACGGTATCCACCTCAGTGTAACTGAGAAAGTTAAGGAAAAATTGGTTGACCTTGGTTACGATCCTAAGATGGGGGCTCGACCACTACGTCGTACCATCCAAGACCATATTGAAGATGCTATTACAGACTTCTACCTTGAAAATCCAAATGAAAAAGATCTCAAGGCAGTCATGACTTCAAAAGGCCACATCACCATTAAGTCTGCTAAAAAAGCTGAAAAAGCTACTCAGAAAGCTGAGACATCAAAAGAAACTGATTAA
- a CDS encoding NUDIX hydrolase, whose translation MNPTFGDKVEGAHYQTRYGVYAVIPNQENTKIILVQAPNGAWFLPGGEIEAGEDHYSALERELIEELGFTATLGQYYGQADEYFYSSHRDTYYYNPAYIYEVVDFSKIGKPLEDFNNLAWFPIDEAIAKLKRGSHKWGIEQWKETNTTTDKS comes from the coding sequence ATGAATCCAACATTTGGTGACAAGGTTGAGGGAGCTCATTATCAAACACGTTACGGTGTTTATGCTGTGATTCCTAACCAAGAAAATACAAAGATTATTTTAGTCCAGGCTCCTAACGGGGCTTGGTTTCTCCCAGGTGGAGAGATCGAAGCAGGCGAGGATCACTATAGTGCATTAGAACGCGAGTTAATTGAAGAACTTGGGTTTACAGCCACTTTGGGCCAGTACTATGGCCAGGCCGATGAATACTTCTATTCAAGCCACCGTGACACTTACTATTACAATCCAGCCTATATTTATGAAGTTGTAGATTTTTCAAAAATTGGCAAACCTCTTGAAGATTTCAATAATCTGGCTTGGTTTCCAATTGATGAAGCCATTGCTAAACTTAAACGTGGCAGTCATAAATGGGGAATCGAACAATGGAAAGAAACTAACACAACAACTGACAAATCCTAG
- a CDS encoding DUF1827 family protein, producing the protein MKLINTTRTHQELVQNQLDNTDAFLVETYSAGNTDVVFTQAPKHYELLISNKHRAVKDNELEVIREFFLKRKIDKDIVLMDKLRTVHTDKLIEISFPTTV; encoded by the coding sequence ATGAAACTCATTAATACGACCCGTACACACCAAGAACTCGTTCAAAACCAACTGGACAACACGGATGCCTTTCTCGTAGAGACCTACTCTGCTGGGAATACTGATGTTGTCTTTACACAAGCACCTAAGCATTATGAACTCTTGATTTCAAATAAACACCGTGCTGTTAAAGACAATGAATTAGAAGTTATCCGTGAATTCTTCCTCAAACGAAAAATCGACAAGGATATTGTTTTGATGGACAAACTCAGAACAGTACACACTGACAAATTGATTGAGATTTCATTCCCAACAACTGTATAA
- a CDS encoding Gfo/Idh/MocA family protein codes for MKLALLGTGMIVTEVLPVLTTIEGIELEAILSTPRSLDKAEALAKQYGLSQATSDYELILSNPEVDTIYVGTPNHTHYDYAKKALLAGKHVICEKPFTLHLKEFEELAKLAQEKELLLMEAITNQYLANFTAIKEALSDIGDVKIVNINYSQYSSRYDAFKRGEIAPAFNPEMGGGALRDLNIYNIHLLVGLFGKPHRVEYLPNVERGVDTSGILVLDYGHFKAVAIGAKDCSAEIRSTIQGDKGAITIFGATNTLPEIGVTLNGQKERVVNLNSPQHRMHDEFVAFEKMVATKDFDSVAKRLEHSRQVMEVLDQASKAL; via the coding sequence ATGAAACTTGCATTATTGGGTACAGGAATGATTGTGACAGAGGTTCTTCCTGTGTTAACGACTATTGAGGGCATTGAGCTTGAAGCTATCTTGTCGACACCACGCTCACTTGACAAGGCAGAAGCCCTAGCTAAGCAATATGGTTTGTCTCAGGCGACTAGTGATTATGAGTTAATTTTGTCCAATCCAGAAGTCGATACGATTTATGTGGGAACGCCCAACCATACCCACTATGATTATGCTAAGAAAGCACTTTTGGCCGGCAAGCATGTTATCTGTGAGAAACCCTTCACCTTACATTTGAAAGAGTTTGAAGAGCTAGCTAAGCTTGCTCAAGAAAAAGAGCTTCTCTTGATGGAGGCTATTACCAATCAATATTTGGCTAATTTTACAGCGATTAAGGAAGCCTTGTCTGATATTGGAGATGTTAAGATTGTGAATATCAATTATTCTCAATATTCGTCACGTTATGACGCCTTTAAGCGAGGAGAGATTGCTCCTGCCTTCAACCCTGAAATGGGTGGGGGAGCACTTAGAGATCTTAATATCTATAATATCCATCTCCTGGTTGGCCTTTTTGGAAAGCCTCATCGTGTGGAATATCTACCTAATGTGGAGCGAGGAGTGGATACGTCAGGAATTCTAGTTTTGGACTATGGTCACTTTAAGGCTGTTGCCATTGGAGCTAAAGATTGTAGTGCGGAGATTCGTTCAACTATACAAGGTGATAAGGGCGCTATTACAATTTTTGGTGCAACCAATACTCTTCCTGAGATTGGAGTCACTCTCAATGGTCAGAAAGAGAGAGTCGTCAATCTCAATAGTCCACAACATCGTATGCATGATGAATTTGTGGCTTTTGAAAAGATGGTGGCTACTAAGGATTTTGACAGTGTTGCCAAGCGGTTGGAACATAGTCGTCAGGTTATGGAAGTTCTGGATCAAGCTTCGAAAGCTTTGTAA
- a CDS encoding TVP38/TMEM64 family protein, producing MTKKRLFFIGIAGLILVFLWPLLNNFIPLIKEWTNAKHDQAFLREVFKQANFQNALILLSLMILSSAIPGVSSSIFCIFVGLLYGPLLAIPMNIIGNTFGNLTSFEILRRLEKPEKSKRMEKLLNYIENFKHRFIGISLAFSIPFIPSALVNYACVQMNLPTRTRILATLIGVTPVSIVYAVSGDLLLNIRPIRMPLVAVLAILLFISLVIYFIHFRKEKNELHSSN from the coding sequence ATGACTAAAAAAAGACTATTTTTTATAGGGATAGCAGGTTTAATACTGGTATTCTTATGGCCTCTTTTAAATAACTTCATCCCCTTAATCAAGGAATGGACCAACGCTAAGCATGATCAAGCCTTTTTAAGAGAAGTTTTTAAGCAGGCTAATTTCCAAAATGCACTGATCCTTCTTAGTCTCATGATTCTGTCATCGGCTATTCCTGGAGTTTCAAGTTCTATTTTTTGTATTTTTGTTGGGCTACTCTATGGCCCTTTGCTTGCGATTCCGATGAATATTATTGGTAATACTTTTGGGAATTTAACTAGTTTTGAAATTCTGAGAAGACTTGAAAAGCCAGAGAAGTCCAAACGCATGGAGAAACTTCTAAACTATATTGAGAACTTTAAGCATCGCTTTATTGGGATTTCACTGGCCTTCTCTATTCCATTTATACCATCAGCTCTGGTCAATTATGCTTGTGTTCAAATGAATTTACCCACAAGGACGAGGATTTTGGCGACACTTATTGGAGTGACGCCAGTATCGATTGTTTATGCAGTTAGTGGAGATTTGTTGCTTAATATCCGTCCAATCCGAATGCCATTAGTGGCAGTACTTGCCATCTTGCTTTTTATCTCACTCGTCATTTACTTTATCCATTTTAGGAAGGAAAAAAATGAGCTTCATTCAAGTAACTAA
- a CDS encoding DUF3862 domain-containing protein — protein MKKLLSLTVLGLSLFTLAACGKSSSKTETKGSLDNEASKILTVKHGNVRQNFDKITMANASQEFSGGSNLDSLKGWFGEPSSTSQEQAGDAKLDVYNWQYDNVVVTAKLFNNSTVVKSISNFSYVRDPKITLKMYENLKNGTSYDDAVKTLGTPDVYSIAVSSDATMTQALWSSNLVAKKGETGSLTLNFKNGALENKSQANLINK, from the coding sequence ATGAAAAAACTTTTGTCTTTGACCGTTTTAGGTCTCTCACTTTTTACTCTAGCTGCTTGTGGAAAATCTTCGTCTAAGACAGAGACGAAGGGATCTTTGGATAATGAAGCCTCAAAGATTTTAACCGTTAAGCATGGGAATGTTCGCCAGAACTTTGATAAGATTACCATGGCAAATGCTTCTCAGGAATTTTCAGGAGGCTCAAATCTTGATAGCTTGAAGGGCTGGTTTGGTGAACCCTCATCAACGAGTCAGGAGCAGGCAGGAGATGCTAAGCTTGATGTTTATAATTGGCAGTATGACAATGTTGTTGTTACAGCGAAACTCTTTAACAATAGCACTGTTGTTAAGTCAATTTCAAACTTTTCTTACGTCCGTGATCCTAAAATCACACTGAAGATGTACGAAAATCTCAAAAATGGAACTAGCTATGACGATGCTGTCAAAACTCTTGGTACACCGGATGTTTATTCGATTGCTGTTTCTTCAGATGCAACAATGACACAAGCACTTTGGTCTTCGAACCTTGTCGCTAAGAAGGGTGAAACAGGTAGCCTTACCCTTAACTTTAAAAATGGTGCCTTGGAAAACAAGTCGCAAGCAAATTTGATTAACAAGTAA
- the rpsA gene encoding 30S ribosomal protein S1 codes for MNEFEELLNSVSEVNTGDVVTAEVISVDNDQANVVIEGTGIEGVLTRRELTNDRDANVADLVKVGETLEVLVLRQVVGKDTDTVTYLVSKKRLEARKAWDKLVGREEEVVTVKGTRAVKGGLSVEFEGLRGFIPASMIDTRFVRNTEQFVGQEFDAKIKEVDPAENRFILSRREVVEAEAAEARKEVFSKLEVGSIVTGKVARLTSFGAFIDLGGVDGLVHVTELSHERNVSPKSVVSVGDEVEVKVLAIDEEAGRVSLSLKATTPGPWDGVEQKLAAGDVIEGKVKRLTDFGAFVEVLPGIDGLVHISQISHKRVENPKDVLSVGQDVTVKVLEVNADAERVSLSIKALEERPANAEGENNEKRQSRPRRPKRQEKRDYELPETQSGFSMADLFGDIEL; via the coding sequence ATGAACGAATTTGAAGAATTGCTAAACAGTGTTAGCGAAGTTAACACAGGTGACGTTGTAACAGCTGAAGTTATCTCAGTAGATAATGATCAAGCAAATGTTGTTATCGAAGGAACTGGTATCGAAGGTGTTTTGACACGTCGTGAATTGACAAACGACCGTGACGCAAACGTTGCAGACCTTGTTAAAGTTGGTGAAACACTTGAAGTGCTTGTTCTTCGTCAAGTTGTTGGTAAAGATACTGATACTGTAACTTACCTTGTATCTAAAAAACGCTTGGAAGCTCGCAAAGCTTGGGATAAACTTGTTGGTCGTGAAGAAGAAGTTGTTACTGTTAAAGGGACACGTGCTGTTAAAGGCGGACTTTCAGTTGAATTTGAAGGTCTTCGTGGATTTATTCCAGCTTCAATGATCGATACTCGTTTTGTTCGTAACACTGAACAATTTGTAGGTCAAGAATTTGACGCTAAAATTAAAGAAGTTGATCCAGCTGAAAACCGTTTCATCCTTTCACGTCGTGAAGTTGTTGAAGCAGAAGCTGCAGAAGCTCGTAAAGAAGTCTTCTCTAAACTTGAAGTTGGTTCAATCGTAACTGGTAAAGTTGCTCGTTTGACAAGCTTCGGTGCTTTCATCGACCTTGGTGGTGTTGACGGACTTGTTCACGTGACTGAATTGTCTCATGAACGTAACGTTTCACCTAAATCAGTTGTATCTGTAGGTGATGAAGTTGAAGTTAAAGTTCTTGCTATCGACGAAGAAGCAGGACGTGTATCACTTTCACTTAAAGCAACAACACCTGGACCATGGGATGGCGTTGAACAAAAACTTGCTGCTGGTGATGTTATCGAAGGTAAAGTTAAACGCTTGACTGACTTCGGTGCTTTCGTTGAAGTATTGCCAGGTATCGATGGACTTGTTCACATCTCACAAATTTCACACAAACGTGTTGAAAATCCAAAAGATGTTCTTTCAGTAGGTCAAGACGTTACTGTTAAAGTTCTTGAAGTAAACGCTGATGCAGAACGTGTATCACTTTCAATCAAAGCTCTTGAAGAACGTCCAGCTAACGCTGAAGGCGAAAACAACGAAAAACGTCAATCACGTCCACGTCGTCCAAAACGTCAAGAAAAACGTGACTACGAACTTCCAGAAACTCAATCTGGATTCTCAATGGCGGATCTTTTCGGAGATATCGAATTGTAA
- a CDS encoding DUF2969 domain-containing protein, with protein MSKKDKKIEIQINDAKVVVNKATIEGFELLVGKKVIGQIVEIDGKFAVVDKENVVGFHKKMDDAVAAIIESYNLNH; from the coding sequence ATGAGTAAAAAAGATAAAAAAATTGAAATCCAAATTAATGATGCTAAAGTAGTCGTCAATAAAGCAACTATTGAAGGTTTTGAACTTCTTGTTGGTAAGAAAGTCATCGGACAAATTGTGGAAATTGATGGTAAGTTTGCCGTTGTTGACAAGGAAAATGTTGTAGGTTTCCACAAGAAAATGGATGATGCAGTAGCTGCCATTATTGAATCATACAATCTTAATCATTAA
- the parC gene encoding DNA topoisomerase IV subunit A, whose product MSNIQNMSLEDIMGERFGRYSKYIIQERALPDIRDGLKPVQRRILYSMNKDGNTHDKGYRKSAKSVGNIMGNFHPHGDSSIYDAMVRMSQDWKNREILVEMHGNNGSMDGDPPAAMRYTEARLSEIAGYLLQDIDKNTVPWAWNFDDTEKEPTVLPAAFPNLLVNGATGISAGYATDIPPHNLSEVIDAVVYMIDHPSAKLDKLMEFLPGPDFPTGAIIQGKDEIRKAYETGKGRVVVRSRTEIEQLKGGKEQIIVTEIPYDVNKAVLVKKIDDVRVNNKVPGIAEVRDESDRTGLRIAIELKKDADSQTILNYLLKYTDLQVNYNFNMVAIDNFTPRQVGLQKILSSYIAHRRDIIVARSKFDKEKAEKRLHIVEGLIRVISILDEVIALIRASENKADAKENLKVSYDFSEEQAEAIVTLQLYRLTNTDIVTLQNEEADLREQIATLAAIIGDERTMFNVMKRELRDIKKKFGNDRRSELQAETKTIEIDTASLIVEEETYVSITRGGYVKRTSPRSFNASTIDEVGKRDDDDLILVQQAKTTQHLLIFTNQANVIYRPIHELPDIRWKDLGEHLSQTITNLSKDEEVLYAEILDDFETGTYLAATKLGQIKRFERKEFTPWRTYKSKSVKYAKLKDDSDFIVTVTPIQLDDIMIITQKGYALRFNVDEVPVVGAKAAGVKAINLKDDDTVQAVFVANTQSFYLLTQRASLKRVATADIPQAKRAGRGLQVLRELKTKPHRVFTAGPVFTENAGGEIDLLATPVEETPQTLLVTATTGETAEVDLSLLNLSDRTSNGSFIEGLADKEVFSAKIIEK is encoded by the coding sequence ATGTCTAATATTCAAAACATGTCCCTTGAGGACATCATGGGGGAGCGTTTTGGACGCTACTCCAAATACATTATTCAGGAGCGTGCGCTTCCTGACATTCGTGACGGTTTGAAACCCGTTCAACGTCGTATTCTTTATTCCATGAATAAGGATGGCAATACCCATGACAAGGGCTATCGTAAATCTGCCAAGTCGGTGGGTAACATTATGGGTAATTTTCACCCACATGGCGATAGTTCCATTTATGATGCCATGGTGCGTATGTCTCAGGACTGGAAGAATCGTGAAATCTTAGTTGAGATGCACGGTAACAACGGTTCTATGGATGGTGATCCGCCAGCGGCTATGCGTTATACAGAGGCGCGTTTGTCAGAGATTGCTGGCTACCTTCTTCAAGATATTGATAAAAACACCGTTCCTTGGGCTTGGAACTTTGATGATACAGAGAAGGAACCAACCGTTTTACCTGCAGCCTTTCCAAACCTCTTGGTTAATGGTGCTACAGGGATTTCTGCTGGTTATGCCACAGACATTCCACCGCATAATCTGTCAGAGGTCATCGATGCCGTTGTCTATATGATTGACCATCCATCTGCTAAACTGGATAAATTGATGGAATTCTTGCCTGGTCCAGATTTCCCAACAGGGGCTATCATTCAGGGCAAGGATGAGATTCGTAAGGCCTACGAAACCGGTAAGGGTCGTGTTGTTGTGCGTTCACGTACTGAGATCGAACAACTCAAAGGTGGTAAGGAACAAATCATAGTTACTGAAATTCCTTACGATGTCAATAAGGCAGTTCTTGTTAAAAAAATCGATGATGTTCGTGTTAATAACAAGGTTCCAGGTATTGCAGAAGTTCGTGACGAGTCTGACCGTACAGGGTTGCGTATTGCTATTGAACTTAAGAAGGATGCTGACAGCCAAACTATTCTTAACTACCTTTTGAAATATACGGATCTTCAGGTCAACTACAATTTCAACATGGTGGCTATTGATAATTTCACCCCACGTCAAGTAGGCTTGCAAAAGATTTTATCTAGCTACATTGCCCACCGTCGTGATATTATCGTTGCTCGTTCAAAATTTGACAAGGAAAAAGCTGAAAAACGTCTTCATATTGTCGAAGGTTTGATCCGAGTTATCTCTATTTTAGATGAGGTTATCGCTCTTATCCGAGCTTCTGAAAATAAAGCTGATGCTAAGGAAAATCTTAAGGTCAGCTATGATTTTTCAGAAGAACAAGCAGAAGCTATCGTAACCTTGCAACTTTATCGTTTGACCAATACGGATATTGTCACCCTCCAAAATGAGGAAGCTGATTTACGTGAACAAATCGCGACCTTGGCTGCTATCATTGGTGATGAGCGTACCATGTTTAATGTCATGAAACGTGAACTCCGTGACATTAAGAAGAAATTTGGTAATGACCGTCGTTCAGAGTTGCAAGCAGAAACCAAGACTATTGAAATTGATACTGCAAGTTTGATTGTTGAAGAAGAAACCTATGTCAGCATCACTCGTGGTGGTTACGTCAAACGTACAAGCCCACGTTCTTTCAATGCTTCAACGATTGACGAAGTCGGAAAACGTGATGATGATGATTTGATTCTGGTTCAGCAAGCTAAGACGACACAACACCTCTTGATTTTCACTAATCAGGCCAATGTGATTTATCGTCCAATCCATGAGTTACCAGACATTCGTTGGAAGGATTTGGGAGAGCATTTATCACAAACTATCACCAATTTATCTAAGGATGAAGAAGTGCTTTACGCAGAAATCCTGGATGATTTTGAAACAGGTACTTACCTAGCAGCTACCAAGCTGGGTCAGATTAAACGTTTCGAACGCAAGGAATTTACGCCATGGCGTACCTACAAGTCTAAGTCGGTTAAATACGCTAAACTCAAGGATGATAGTGATTTTATTGTTACAGTCACTCCGATTCAATTGGATGATATCATGATTATCACTCAAAAGGGTTATGCCCTTCGCTTTAACGTGGACGAAGTGCCAGTAGTTGGTGCCAAGGCAGCAGGTGTTAAGGCAATCAATCTTAAGGATGATGATACCGTTCAGGCTGTTTTTGTAGCAAATACTCAAAGTTTCTACCTTCTGACACAAAGAGCTAGTCTCAAACGTGTGGCTACAGCAGATATTCCACAGGCTAAGCGAGCTGGTCGAGGTCTCCAAGTTCTTCGTGAGCTTAAGACGAAACCACATCGTGTCTTTACTGCGGGTCCAGTCTTTACGGAAAATGCTGGTGGTGAGATAGATCTTCTAGCAACACCAGTGGAAGAGACTCCTCAGACCTTGCTTGTAACAGCTACAACAGGTGAAACGGCAGAGGTTGACTTGTCCCTTCTAAATCTTTCAGACCGTACTAGCAACGGTAGTTTCATTGAAGGATTAGCAGACAAAGAAGTCTTTTCTGCCAAGATTATTGAAAAATAA